One Mytilus trossulus isolate FHL-02 chromosome 5, PNRI_Mtr1.1.1.hap1, whole genome shotgun sequence DNA segment encodes these proteins:
- the LOC134718039 gene encoding LOW QUALITY PROTEIN: uncharacterized protein LOC134718039 (The sequence of the model RefSeq protein was modified relative to this genomic sequence to represent the inferred CDS: substituted 3 bases at 3 genomic stop codons), with product MEIRNKNGEMYKKTTMQSYRQGLQRHLSKTRDVDILKGDNFKKSKKAFQCMTKELKRLGLAAVEHYPAIADANIEKMYTVFCKDLESPKMLQYKVFVDIMINFGRRGRENLVTXTRQDFAVQPDTEGTLYVXKTDDELAKNHQTDSEKSSDGRMYEIKGSDRCPVRSFEKYIRRLNPKCNELFQQQKLTAXDGIHYDNIPLGHNKLGVYMNEISKAAKLPKEYTNHSCRASTVHILDEAQIPTDDGMDDLLKSLEVPRCIPKQSNSVNAASMNQKAMPVPVFNNFSNITVNYNFIQKN from the exons ATGGAAATACGCAACAAAAATGGGGAGATGTATAAGAAGACGACCATGCAGTCTTATCGCCAAGGCTTGCAACGGCACTTATCTAAAACAAGGGATGTTGACATTCTCAAAGGTGACAATTTCAAGAAGTCCAAAAAAGCATTTCAATGTATGACAAAGGAGCTAAAACGACTTGGTCTGGCAGCTGTGGAGCACTATCCAGCAATTGCTGATgctaatattgaaaaaatgtacacGGTTTTCTGTAAAGATTTGGAAAGTCCAAAAATGCTCCAATACAAG GTATTTGTGGACATAATGATTAATTTTGGACGTAGAGGCAGGGAGAACCTGGTAACCTGAACAAGACAGGACTTTGCAGTACAGCCAGATACAGAGGGTACACTTTATGTTTAAAAAACCGATGATGAACTAGCCAAAAATCATCAGACAGATAGTGAAAAGTCATCCGATGGTAGGATGTATGAAAtcaaag GTAGTGACCGATGTCCAGTAAGGtcgtttgaaaaatatatacgcCGTCTGAATCCAAAATGTAATGAACTTTTTCAACAGCAAAAGTTAACAGCTTAAGATGGGATACATTATGACAACATTCCCCTTGGACACAACAAACTGGGCGTATATATGAACGAGATAAGCAAGGCAGCCAAACTTCCAAAAGAGTATACAAACCATTCATGCAGGGCTTCAACTGTCCACATTTTGGATGAGGCACAAATTCCCA CTGATGATGGTATGGATGATTTATTGAAATCCCTAGAAGTTCCAAGATGTATACCAAAACAGTCAAACTCAGTTAATGCTGCTAGTATGAACCAGAAAGCTATGCCAGTTCCAGTATTCAATAACTTTTCAAATATAACTGTCAATTACAATTTTATTCAGaagaattaa